The Prevotella melaninogenica region ACGCGATTGTGGACTGGTATTTGTCGTTGCAGTCAACTCAAGTGTCTCTGCTTTCTTCGTAACCGTCAGCCACGCATCTTGTGCATAAGCCTGAGCAGGTTCGGAAGCCATCTTCACCATGTTTGTTCCACCAATCACGTTAAATGCTGTCTGTGCCTTTACGACATTCAATCCCGCAGCGTATTCAGGCAGTTCGTTATTGTCGTTGCTGCATGCCGTCCCAAGAACGGCAGCTGCAACGAGTAGGAATATAGAAATATACTTCTTCATAATTAATTAATTTTCGTCATGTACTGGATATTTGGCAATGTGAAGGCAAATACGTAGTTGCCTTGAGCATCGGTGACAGGCTGGAGGTCTTCGCCATAAGCCACACCGAAGAAGGAGTCTACGGCATGTCCTGTAATCTGACCACTGTCTTCAGCCTTAGCACGCTGCATATCTTCATCCCATGTGAAGAACAAGCTACCCTTTCCTTCACCGAAGAGTTTGCCCTCCTTCTGCGATGCTGGAATCATTACGATACCTGCTGGATACTTATAAGTAGGGTCGGTCACTGGCTGTCCAGGAAACTCGAGGTGGCCCGTAGCAGGGTCGTAAGTCAAGAGAATCTCATAGTTGATATTATTAATATTCAACTTACCCTTCAGCGTATTCGCCACAGAACCCTTTTCCAAAGTAAGCCTAATACGCTTACGTAGGTTGGTCTTTAACTGCCATTCGCCAACCCAGAAGTCAATGCTCTTATGGCTCTTAGGCAAGAACTGAATGATTTTAAGGTCGTCTTGTGTCAGCGAGTGATCGCCATCATTCCATGTGAAGCGCTGATACTTCTTGTTACCGATGACGATAGGTTCACGAAGAACGATACCTGTATTGGTCGTACAATAAGGCATCTCCCACTTCTTATCGCCCAAGGTAACAGTAAGACGTCTAACCTCCTGCGTGAGGGTTCCCTGTCCTAAGGTGTCATTACCCAAGACGAAGTCGTAGGTCTCAACGTTCATACCCTCCATTACGGTAACAAGACCGAGCATATACTCTTCCCAGTTAGTACCCTTTGGCAGGCGTGTGAGGACCATATCGTTGTGCCACTTGCGACCACGCACGAAGATGCTGTCGTTAGTAGCACGGAGGATAGAGAACTCATAGTCGCCCTGCGCACCGTCAGGACTACCCAACCAAGTCTCAGCCAATGGGTGAATCACTGCGTTATACTCATTGAACGACAAGGTAGGACCCAAGTCTTTCACTACACCGTAGCCCGAAGTAGCCTTTGCCTCAACGTCCTTCACGTCACCCATAGCGGTAACATGGCCGTTCTTGAACTTCAGCAACAGCGTGTAACCACCGTAGCTATAGTTCTTTCCCGTATAATACTGCATTACCCAACCATCCTCTGACGACTCTAAAAGTGCCTTATAGTCAGCAACCTTCTTCTCGATTCGCTCAGCCGCAGGGAGG contains the following coding sequences:
- a CDS encoding DUF4302 domain-containing protein → MKKVYLLFMAIVLTLSLQSCLHDDKTTFDLPAAERIEKKVADYKALLESSEDGWVMQYYTGKNYSYGGYTLLLKFKNGHVTAMGDVKDVEAKATSGYGVVKDLGPTLSFNEYNAVIHPLAETWLGSPDGAQGDYEFSILRATNDSIFVRGRKWHNDMVLTRLPKGTNWEEYMLGLVTVMEGMNVETYDFVLGNDTLGQGTLTQEVRRLTVTLGDKKWEMPYCTTNTGIVLREPIVIGNKKYQRFTWNDGDHSLTQDDLKIIQFLPKSHKSIDFWVGEWQLKTNLRKRIRLTLEKGSVANTLKGKLNINNINYEILLTYDPATGHLEFPGQPVTDPTYKYPAGIVMIPASQKEGKLFGEGKGSLFFTWDEDMQRAKAEDSGQITGHAVDSFFGVAYGEDLQPVTDAQGNYVFAFTLPNIQYMTKIN